One Coffea arabica cultivar ET-39 chromosome 5e, Coffea Arabica ET-39 HiFi, whole genome shotgun sequence DNA segment encodes these proteins:
- the LOC113737117 gene encoding serine/threonine-protein kinase AGC1-7 isoform X2 yields MSTLSCGPSIMSMGTKMNDHMSPQLVISWGSGSSTRSDSIESSTTHLKPHTGGDVRWDAINSVSLKDSPLGLSNFRLLKRLGYGDIGSVYLVELRGTNTYFAMKVMDKGSLASRNKLLRAQTEREILSLLDHPFLPTLYSYFETEKFYCLVMEFCSGGNLHTLRQKQPNKYFSEDAARFYASEVLLALEYLHMLGIVYRDLKPENVLVRDEGHIMLSDFDLSLRCSVSPTLVKSSSVHAGNASSNAGGILDDENAVHGCMQPSAFLPRILPSKKNRKSKSDFGLFVGGALPELMAEPTNVRSMSFVGTHEYLAPEIIRGEGHGSAVDWWTFGIFLYELLHGTTPFKGSGNRATLFNVVGQPLRFPEAPQVSFPARDLIRGLLVKEPHKRIAYKRGATEIKQHAFFEGVNWALVRSAQPPHIPEPVDFGHFANKEAAHSDKKMAEIATDKNKSSSSDPSYVEFEYF; encoded by the exons ATGTCTACATTATCTTGTGGACCATCCATAATGTCTATGGGCACCAAGATGAATGATCATATGAGTCCTCAATTGGTCATTAGCTGGGGTAGTGGCAGTAGCACGCGCAGTGACAGCATAGAAAGTTCCACCACACATCTTAAGCCCCACACTGGCGGTGATGTTCGATGGGATGCCATTAATTCCGTCTCTTTAAAGGATTCTCCACTTGGCCTTAGTAATTTTCGACTCTTGAAGCGACTTGGTTATGGAGACATTGGAAGTGTCTATCTTGTTGAACTTCGAGGAACTAACACTTATTTTGCCATGAAAGTGATGGACAAAGGATCTCTTGCAAGTCGAAACAAGCTACTTCGAGCTCAAACTGAGAGGGAGATCCTCAGTCTTCTTGATCACCCATTCTTGCCTACCCTGTATTCTTATTttgaaactgaaaaattttattgcttgGTCATGGAATTTTGCAGTGGAGGTAATCTTCATACTCTTCGACAAAAGCAGCCCAACAAGTATTTTTCTGAGGATGCCGCTAG GTTTTATGCATCAGAAGTTCTGTTGGCACTTGAATATTTGCATATGCTGGGAATTGTCTACAGGGATCTAAAGCCAGAAAATGTGCTGGTGAGAGATGAGGGTCACATTATGCTCTCTGACTTTGACCTGTcacttcgttgctcggtcagtCCTACACTAGTCAAATCTTCATCTGTGCATGCAGGAAATGCCAGTTCTAATGCTGGTGGCATTTTAGATGACGAGAATGCAGTGCATGGATGTATGCAGCCATCAGCTTTTCTCCCTCGTATCCTTCCTAGCAAAAAGAATCGGAAGTCTAAATCAGATTTTGGTCTCTTCGTTGGTGGAGCCCTCCCAGAGCTGATGGCCGAGCCAACTAATGTGAGGTCAATGTCTTTTGTCGGAACACATGAATACCTAGCCCCAGAGATAATACGAGGTGAGGGTCATGGCAGTGCAGTGGATTGGTGGACATTTGGAATCTTCTTATATGAGCTTTTGCATGGGACAACTCCTTTTAAGGGGTCTGGGAATAGGGCGACATTGTTCAATGTCGTAGGCCAACCGTTACGATTCCCAGAAGCTCCACAAGTGAGCTTCCCAGCTCGTGATCTAATAAGAGGGCTCTTGGTTAAAGAGCCACACAAGAGAATTGCATACAAGAGGGGCGCCACAGAGATAAAGCAACACGCATTTTTTGAAGGTGTGAACTGGGCTTTAGTCAGGAGTGCACAACCACCCCACATCCCTGAACCTGTAGATTTCGGGCATTTTGCTAATAAAGAGGCAGCCCATTCAGACAAGAAGATGGCAGAGATTGCAACTGATAAAAACAAAAGTAGTTCTAGTGATCCTTCATACGTAGAATTTGAATACTTCTAG
- the LOC113737117 gene encoding serine/threonine-protein kinase RHS3 isoform X1, translated as MSDLSSEHTVSKSNMDLDIKGFTSSASNFACERKKSDTDMNSLNVSSESQFGPLHMDANFQSKSSSTLNVQKVDLVTVSGLNPPSETCAPHGSISGTHSEHLMSTLSCGPSIMSMGTKMNDHMSPQLVISWGSGSSTRSDSIESSTTHLKPHTGGDVRWDAINSVSLKDSPLGLSNFRLLKRLGYGDIGSVYLVELRGTNTYFAMKVMDKGSLASRNKLLRAQTEREILSLLDHPFLPTLYSYFETEKFYCLVMEFCSGGNLHTLRQKQPNKYFSEDAARFYASEVLLALEYLHMLGIVYRDLKPENVLVRDEGHIMLSDFDLSLRCSVSPTLVKSSSVHAGNASSNAGGILDDENAVHGCMQPSAFLPRILPSKKNRKSKSDFGLFVGGALPELMAEPTNVRSMSFVGTHEYLAPEIIRGEGHGSAVDWWTFGIFLYELLHGTTPFKGSGNRATLFNVVGQPLRFPEAPQVSFPARDLIRGLLVKEPHKRIAYKRGATEIKQHAFFEGVNWALVRSAQPPHIPEPVDFGHFANKEAAHSDKKMAEIATDKNKSSSSDPSYVEFEYF; from the exons ATGAGTGACTTGTCATCAGAACACACAGTTAGTAAGTCTAACATGGACCTGGATATCAAGGGTTTTACCAGTTCAGCATCTAATTTTGCATGTGAACGAAAGAAATCAGATACGGACATGAATAGCCTCAATGTAAGTAGTGAATCACAATTTGGACCCCTCCACATGGATGCAAATTTCCAATCTAAATCAAGTTCGACTCTGAATGTTCAAAAAGTTGATCTGGTAACCGTGTCTGGTTTAAATCCTCCAAGTGAAACATGTGCACCACATGGCTCAATTTCAGGGACGCATTCTGAGCATCTGATGTCTACATTATCTTGTGGACCATCCATAATGTCTATGGGCACCAAGATGAATGATCATATGAGTCCTCAATTGGTCATTAGCTGGGGTAGTGGCAGTAGCACGCGCAGTGACAGCATAGAAAGTTCCACCACACATCTTAAGCCCCACACTGGCGGTGATGTTCGATGGGATGCCATTAATTCCGTCTCTTTAAAGGATTCTCCACTTGGCCTTAGTAATTTTCGACTCTTGAAGCGACTTGGTTATGGAGACATTGGAAGTGTCTATCTTGTTGAACTTCGAGGAACTAACACTTATTTTGCCATGAAAGTGATGGACAAAGGATCTCTTGCAAGTCGAAACAAGCTACTTCGAGCTCAAACTGAGAGGGAGATCCTCAGTCTTCTTGATCACCCATTCTTGCCTACCCTGTATTCTTATTttgaaactgaaaaattttattgcttgGTCATGGAATTTTGCAGTGGAGGTAATCTTCATACTCTTCGACAAAAGCAGCCCAACAAGTATTTTTCTGAGGATGCCGCTAG GTTTTATGCATCAGAAGTTCTGTTGGCACTTGAATATTTGCATATGCTGGGAATTGTCTACAGGGATCTAAAGCCAGAAAATGTGCTGGTGAGAGATGAGGGTCACATTATGCTCTCTGACTTTGACCTGTcacttcgttgctcggtcagtCCTACACTAGTCAAATCTTCATCTGTGCATGCAGGAAATGCCAGTTCTAATGCTGGTGGCATTTTAGATGACGAGAATGCAGTGCATGGATGTATGCAGCCATCAGCTTTTCTCCCTCGTATCCTTCCTAGCAAAAAGAATCGGAAGTCTAAATCAGATTTTGGTCTCTTCGTTGGTGGAGCCCTCCCAGAGCTGATGGCCGAGCCAACTAATGTGAGGTCAATGTCTTTTGTCGGAACACATGAATACCTAGCCCCAGAGATAATACGAGGTGAGGGTCATGGCAGTGCAGTGGATTGGTGGACATTTGGAATCTTCTTATATGAGCTTTTGCATGGGACAACTCCTTTTAAGGGGTCTGGGAATAGGGCGACATTGTTCAATGTCGTAGGCCAACCGTTACGATTCCCAGAAGCTCCACAAGTGAGCTTCCCAGCTCGTGATCTAATAAGAGGGCTCTTGGTTAAAGAGCCACACAAGAGAATTGCATACAAGAGGGGCGCCACAGAGATAAAGCAACACGCATTTTTTGAAGGTGTGAACTGGGCTTTAGTCAGGAGTGCACAACCACCCCACATCCCTGAACCTGTAGATTTCGGGCATTTTGCTAATAAAGAGGCAGCCCATTCAGACAAGAAGATGGCAGAGATTGCAACTGATAAAAACAAAAGTAGTTCTAGTGATCCTTCATACGTAGAATTTGAATACTTCTAG